Proteins found in one Micromonospora sp. WMMD1082 genomic segment:
- a CDS encoding MarR family winged helix-turn-helix transcriptional regulator, with product MTRPDRLNDRELRAWRGFLTMQEDVRRHMNRHLLDEAGISLADFSILSALRVSPDRPMRVFELTEALRWEKTRIIHQLSRMTRRGLVERHTCLDDGRGTNVALTGEGRKVIDRALPLHVSYVRRLFFDVLTPRQLDTLAVVSETVLENLQGEPFDD from the coding sequence ATGACCAGGCCAGACAGGCTGAATGATCGCGAGCTGCGTGCTTGGCGTGGTTTCCTGACGATGCAGGAGGACGTCCGGCGCCACATGAATCGTCACCTGCTCGACGAAGCCGGGATCTCCCTGGCGGATTTCTCGATTCTGAGCGCGCTACGCGTCTCACCGGATCGTCCGATGCGGGTGTTCGAGCTGACAGAAGCCCTCAGGTGGGAGAAGACCCGCATCATTCACCAGCTGTCGCGGATGACGCGACGCGGTCTGGTGGAACGGCACACCTGCCTTGACGACGGCCGTGGCACCAACGTGGCGTTGACCGGAGAAGGCCGCAAAGTGATCGACAGGGCGCTGCCGCTGCATGTCAGCTACGTGCGTCGCCTCTTCTTCGACGTTCTCACCCCGCGACAACTGGACACTCTGGCCGTCGTGTCGGAAACGGTGCTGGAGAACCTCCAGGGCGAGCCGTTCGACGACTGA
- a CDS encoding alpha/beta hydrolase, whose protein sequence is MYTTAPLVLLPGLTFDHRLWDPLRRELATRDPGRQVLALDLPGHGDAPRRDSYPLTDVADQVHEQVTAAGVDEPVLVGHSISGIIATIYAARFGAAGVVNLDQFLLPGGFGDTVRAAEPKLRGPDWREVWDGMLAGMHIELLPPAAQDLVRTTSEPRSDLLLGYWAELLTTPAAAIRAEREEQLDAIRERGIPYRLVTSSAPPEPYLTWLRSRLPALSLTVLPDSGHFPHLAHPATLAAILTNGRA, encoded by the coding sequence ATGTACACGACCGCACCCCTGGTGCTGCTGCCCGGACTGACCTTCGACCACCGCCTGTGGGATCCGCTGCGGCGGGAGTTGGCCACGCGCGACCCGGGCCGCCAGGTGCTCGCCCTTGACCTGCCCGGCCATGGCGACGCGCCCCGCCGCGACTCGTACCCGCTGACCGACGTGGCCGACCAGGTGCACGAGCAGGTGACCGCCGCCGGGGTGGATGAGCCGGTGCTGGTGGGCCACTCCATCTCCGGCATCATCGCCACGATCTACGCCGCCCGGTTCGGCGCCGCGGGAGTGGTCAACCTGGACCAGTTCCTGCTGCCGGGAGGCTTCGGCGACACCGTACGTGCCGCCGAGCCGAAACTGCGCGGCCCCGATTGGCGCGAGGTGTGGGACGGGATGCTCGCCGGCATGCACATCGAGCTGCTGCCGCCGGCGGCACAGGACCTGGTCCGTACCACCAGTGAGCCCCGGTCCGACCTGCTACTCGGCTACTGGGCGGAGCTGCTGACCACGCCCGCGGCGGCCATCCGGGCGGAGCGGGAGGAGCAGCTGGACGCCATCCGCGAGCGCGGCATTCCGTACCGACTGGTCACCAGCTCCGCACCGCCGGAGCCCTATCTGACCTGGCTGCGGTCGCGGTTGCCCGCCCTCTCCCTGACCGTGCTTCCCGACAGCGGTCACTTCCCACACCTCGCCCACCCCGCAACCCTGGCGGCGATCCTGACGAACGGACGCGCGTGA
- a CDS encoding alpha/beta hydrolase, with amino-acid sequence MKPTIVLVHGAFAESASWSGVIARLRSAGHPVVAAGNPLRSLSGDAASVAALLATIDGPIVLVGHSYGGAVATNAAVDNDNVKALVYVAALAPDKGENVPDLTGKYPGATLGEHLYEVPLADGTADVYVDRDAYHEHFCADLTPEQAALDAATQRPFHSVAVNEGSGEPAWKTIPTWFIYPELDLAIPVEAFRFMAQRANARATVEVAGASHALPASQPEAVATFILEAAAAV; translated from the coding sequence GTGAAGCCCACCATCGTCCTCGTCCACGGCGCCTTCGCCGAGTCCGCCAGCTGGAGCGGCGTGATCGCCCGCCTCCGGTCCGCCGGCCACCCGGTTGTCGCCGCCGGCAATCCGCTGCGCAGCCTGTCCGGCGACGCGGCCAGCGTGGCGGCTCTGCTGGCCACCATCGACGGCCCGATCGTGCTGGTCGGCCACTCCTACGGCGGCGCGGTCGCCACCAACGCCGCCGTCGACAACGACAACGTCAAAGCCCTGGTGTACGTGGCCGCGCTCGCCCCGGACAAGGGGGAGAACGTGCCCGACCTGACCGGCAAGTATCCCGGCGCCACCCTCGGTGAGCACCTCTACGAGGTGCCCCTCGCCGACGGCACCGCCGACGTCTACGTCGACCGCGACGCCTACCACGAGCACTTCTGCGCCGACCTCACGCCCGAGCAGGCCGCCCTGGACGCCGCCACCCAGCGGCCGTTCCACAGCGTCGCAGTCAACGAGGGCTCGGGCGAGCCGGCCTGGAAGACGATCCCGACCTGGTTCATCTATCCCGAACTCGACCTGGCCATCCCGGTCGAGGCGTTCCGCTTCATGGCCCAGCGCGCCAACGCCCGCGCCACGGTGGAAGTCGCCGGTGCCTCGCACGCGTTGCCGGCGTCCCAGCCGGAAGCGGTCGCCACCTTCATCCTCGAGGCCGCAGCCGCCGTCTGA
- a CDS encoding alpha/beta fold hydrolase has protein sequence MRGLRADAAYLRSLLDSITDPIVLAGHSYGGSVMSEAAAGDRDVKALVYIASFSLEKGESTAELAAKFPGGQLGTALHSVLVPLPGGGTGTDLYIQQDRFRAVFAADVARPVADLMAVGQRPITEAALNEPATWTPPRLDRGR, from the coding sequence TTGCGTGGTCTGCGCGCCGACGCGGCGTACCTGCGCAGCCTCCTGGACAGCATCACCGACCCGATCGTGCTGGCCGGGCACTCGTACGGCGGATCGGTGATGAGCGAGGCCGCCGCCGGTGACCGGGATGTCAAGGCGTTGGTCTACATCGCCAGCTTCAGCCTGGAGAAGGGGGAGAGCACCGCCGAGCTGGCCGCCAAGTTCCCCGGCGGACAGCTCGGCACCGCTCTCCACTCGGTGCTGGTGCCGCTGCCGGGCGGGGGCACCGGTACCGACCTCTACATCCAGCAGGACAGGTTCCGAGCGGTGTTCGCCGCCGACGTTGCCCGCCCGGTCGCCGACCTGATGGCGGTCGGCCAACGGCCGATCACCGAGGCCGCGCTGAACGAACCCGCCACCTGGACTCCGCCTCGGCTCGACCGAGGACGCTAA
- a CDS encoding alpha/beta hydrolase, whose amino-acid sequence MNASPDPSAPNAALPTVLLVHGAFAESSSWNEVVAHLKRRGYEVIAVANPLRGLKVDADYLSAVLGGLSGPVVIAGHSYGGSVMSEAADGATNVQALVYVASFIPDVGESTGELAAKFPGAQLEPALNPVPLPLPDGGAGMDLYIQQDKFRDVFAADVAPDVAELMATTQRPVVATALEDTATRAAWKTIPSWTLITTQDLTIPPDAQRFMADRAGSTTVEIDASHAVAVSQPGPVADLIDTAARATTR is encoded by the coding sequence ATGAACGCCAGTCCTGACCCGTCTGCTCCGAATGCTGCGCTCCCCACCGTCCTGCTGGTCCACGGCGCGTTCGCCGAGTCGTCGAGCTGGAACGAGGTGGTCGCGCACCTCAAGCGACGCGGCTACGAGGTCATCGCCGTGGCCAACCCGCTGCGCGGTCTCAAGGTGGACGCCGACTACCTGAGCGCCGTCCTGGGCGGCCTGTCCGGGCCCGTCGTGATCGCCGGCCACTCGTACGGCGGATCGGTGATGAGCGAGGCCGCGGACGGCGCCACGAACGTCCAGGCCCTGGTGTACGTCGCCAGTTTCATCCCGGATGTCGGCGAGAGCACCGGGGAGTTGGCCGCCAAGTTCCCCGGAGCCCAGCTCGAACCGGCCCTCAACCCCGTGCCACTGCCCCTCCCGGACGGCGGCGCCGGCATGGACCTCTACATCCAGCAGGACAAGTTCCGGGACGTGTTCGCCGCCGACGTCGCCCCGGACGTCGCCGAACTCATGGCGACCACGCAGCGGCCCGTCGTGGCGACCGCCCTGGAGGACACCGCGACCCGGGCCGCCTGGAAGACCATCCCGTCCTGGACCCTGATCACCACCCAGGATCTGACCATCCCGCCGGACGCGCAGCGCTTCATGGCCGACCGCGCCGGATCCACCACGGTCGAGATCGACGCGTCGCACGCCGTGGCCGTGTCCCAGCCCGGCCCCGTCGCGGACCTGATCGACACCGCCGCCCGCGCCACCACCCGTTAG
- a CDS encoding helix-turn-helix domain-containing protein produces the protein MAGKIRLEDRECPLSSALGHVGEWWTLLILHDCFDGYTRFDQFQANLQISSSILTNRLRTLTENGLLDRRRYQTRPDRYEYVLTELGRSLRPVIIALAAWGNSRLDPAQRSMILVDRETGVETEPVIVDRATGRRLDGDDFVYTAGPAASPTMRARYAESPRTPGGRVSPRSDERHSRP, from the coding sequence GTGGCAGGCAAGATCCGGCTGGAGGACCGCGAGTGCCCGCTCTCCAGTGCGCTCGGACACGTCGGCGAGTGGTGGACGCTGCTGATCCTTCATGACTGCTTCGACGGTTACACCCGCTTCGACCAGTTCCAGGCCAACCTGCAGATCTCGTCGAGCATCCTGACCAACCGGCTCAGGACGCTCACCGAGAACGGCCTGCTCGATCGGCGCCGGTACCAGACCCGCCCGGACCGGTACGAATACGTTCTGACCGAACTCGGCCGCAGCCTCCGGCCGGTGATCATCGCGCTCGCCGCCTGGGGAAACTCCCGGCTGGACCCCGCGCAGCGCAGCATGATCCTGGTCGACCGAGAGACCGGCGTCGAGACCGAACCGGTCATCGTGGACCGGGCGACCGGGCGGCGCCTCGACGGTGACGACTTCGTCTACACCGCCGGCCCCGCCGCCAGCCCGACGATGCGCGCCCGCTACGCCGAATCGCCGAGGACACCGGGCGGCAGGGTGTCGCCGCGCAGCGACGAGCGACACAGCCGGCCGTAA